A single genomic interval of Syntrophorhabdaceae bacterium harbors:
- the larB gene encoding nickel pincer cofactor biosynthesis protein LarB, which translates to MDKRLIELLTKVKDGSLPVEEAYDALKGMPFEDLEHTKIDYHRSLRKGLQEVIFGEGKSLPQILDIVKSMREKEVDVLVTRIESKVGRKLREKFPEGAYHEEGRLFFIKKDRTIKGKGPIVVVSAGTSDAKVAEEAYMTSLFFGNETKKVYDVGVAGIHRLFSNLEVLREARVIIVAAGMEGALPSVVAGMVGVPVIGVPTSIGYGASFGGLTALLAMLNSCSTISVFNIDNGFGAAYFATLINRL; encoded by the coding sequence ATGGATAAAAGATTGATCGAGCTGCTTACGAAGGTAAAAGACGGGTCACTTCCGGTTGAAGAGGCGTACGATGCCCTGAAAGGCATGCCTTTCGAGGACCTGGAGCATACAAAGATCGATTACCACAGGTCCCTGAGAAAAGGCCTTCAGGAAGTGATCTTCGGCGAAGGCAAGAGCCTTCCCCAAATCCTCGATATCGTCAAATCGATGAGAGAGAAGGAAGTGGACGTCCTCGTGACCCGGATCGAGAGCAAAGTGGGCAGGAAGCTCCGGGAGAAATTCCCCGAAGGCGCCTACCATGAGGAAGGCCGCTTGTTTTTCATAAAGAAAGACCGCACCATCAAAGGAAAGGGCCCCATTGTAGTAGTCTCCGCGGGCACCAGTGACGCAAAGGTCGCGGAGGAAGCCTACATGACCTCCCTCTTCTTCGGTAATGAGACAAAGAAGGTTTACGACGTGGGCGTGGCCGGGATACACAGGCTCTTCAGCAACCTCGAAGTACTCAGGGAGGCAAGGGTTATCATAGTGGCCGCGGGTATGGAAGGCGCGCTGCCCTCGGTGGTGGCAGGCATGGTCGGGGTGCCGGTGATAGGGGTGCCCACGAGCATTGGCTACGGCGCGAGCTTCGGAGGCCTCACAGCCCTTCTCGCCATGCTCAATTCCTGTTCCACCATTTCGGTATTCAATATCGACAACGGCTTCGGGGCCGCCTATTTCGCCACCTTGATCAATAGATTATGA
- a CDS encoding radical SAM protein: protein MSVNGSFSFFVQWHLTERCNLACTHCYQGETSPKELSLPQILSVMEQISTMIASWSEAYGIDFTPSFNITGGEPFLRRDLFRILEAAKARGVAVYLLTNGTLIDRQRAKRLSDLGIDGVQVSLEGPRAIHDLIRGEGNFARSLSGIGHLTEVRVPVTLNATLSRVNYLNFREMIDLARELRVQRLGFSRLVPSGRGTGLMDAMLSREEVKRLYGDIFSLDIPELELVTGDPIASEMEDGSGARAFDEVARGGCAAAVSGITLMADGTVTPCRRLPIPIGNVLTDSLREIWATSEVLQRLRNRDLYKGKCGRCERWSSCRGCRAIAYAHSFCLGAGDYLADDPQCFIQIDDEKH, encoded by the coding sequence ATGTCCGTCAACGGATCCTTTTCTTTTTTCGTCCAGTGGCACCTTACTGAGAGGTGCAATCTCGCATGTACCCACTGTTATCAGGGAGAAACGTCTCCGAAGGAGCTATCTCTCCCTCAAATCCTCTCGGTTATGGAGCAGATATCGACTATGATCGCATCATGGTCCGAAGCGTACGGCATCGATTTTACGCCGAGTTTTAATATCACGGGCGGCGAGCCCTTCCTGCGGCGAGACCTCTTCCGGATACTTGAAGCGGCAAAAGCTCGTGGAGTTGCCGTCTATCTGCTTACCAACGGTACCCTTATCGACAGGCAGCGGGCGAAGAGACTGAGCGATCTCGGCATTGACGGAGTCCAGGTGAGCCTGGAAGGTCCCCGGGCAATCCATGATCTCATTCGGGGGGAAGGGAATTTTGCCCGCTCCCTTTCAGGTATAGGGCACCTCACGGAGGTGCGCGTTCCCGTCACACTTAATGCGACTCTCTCGAGGGTCAACTATCTGAATTTCCGTGAAATGATAGATCTTGCACGGGAATTGAGAGTTCAAAGACTGGGGTTTTCAAGGCTTGTCCCTTCGGGCAGGGGAACGGGCCTTATGGATGCAATGCTTTCCCGGGAAGAGGTGAAGCGCCTGTATGGGGATATCTTCTCCCTTGATATCCCGGAGCTGGAACTCGTCACCGGCGACCCGATCGCTTCTGAAATGGAGGATGGATCGGGTGCGAGGGCATTCGATGAGGTAGCTCGGGGAGGGTGCGCTGCGGCCGTATCCGGCATTACCCTTATGGCCGACGGGACCGTGACTCCCTGCAGGAGGCTTCCCATCCCCATCGGTAACGTGCTCACCGACTCTTTAAGGGAGATATGGGCTACGTCGGAGGTGCTTCAGAGGCTGAGGAACAGGGATCTTTATAAAGGCAAGTGCGGCCGCTGCGAGCGGTGGTCTTCGTGCAGGGGTTGCAGGGCCATTGCCTACGCCCATTCTTTTTGCCTGGGGGCGGGAGACTATCTTGCCGACGACCCCCAGTGTTTCATCCAAATTGATGACGAAAAACATTAA
- a CDS encoding YraN family protein produces MANKREEGQEGEERAVETLSRNGYRIIERNYRNFFGEIDIIAEEGGYLVFVEVKKRNSSSFGGSLLAVDRKKQQHIIRSATYYLKDHKYFDKKVRFDVVGIDRENIKIVKYAFIVDLGF; encoded by the coding sequence GTGGCGAATAAGAGGGAAGAGGGACAAGAGGGCGAAGAAAGGGCGGTAGAAACCTTATCCCGGAATGGATACAGGATCATCGAGCGGAACTACAGGAATTTCTTCGGGGAGATTGACATTATCGCAGAAGAGGGAGGTTACCTTGTGTTCGTGGAGGTCAAGAAGAGAAATTCATCTTCCTTCGGCGGCTCCCTCCTCGCGGTGGACAGGAAGAAGCAGCAGCACATCATCCGCTCAGCCACGTATTACCTCAAGGACCATAAATATTTCGACAAAAAGGTGCGGTTCGATGTGGTGGGCATAGACAGGGAAAATATAAAAATAGTAAAATACGCCTTTATAGTAGACTTGGGGTTCTAA
- the rplS gene encoding 50S ribosomal protein L19 produces the protein MNEMVDLIEKEHMRLDLPEIGVGDNVKVYTKIFEGDKERIQVFEGVVIRKRGGNTRATFTVRKVSYSVGIEKTFPVNSPLIDKIDVMSKSKIRRSKLYYLRNLRGKAAKLKEKRV, from the coding sequence ATGAACGAGATGGTGGATTTGATAGAAAAGGAACATATGAGGCTCGATCTGCCCGAGATCGGCGTGGGCGACAACGTGAAAGTCTATACCAAGATCTTCGAAGGCGACAAGGAAAGGATCCAGGTCTTCGAAGGCGTGGTGATCAGAAAAAGGGGTGGGAATACGAGAGCCACCTTTACGGTAAGAAAGGTCTCATACAGCGTGGGGATCGAGAAAACCTTCCCCGTGAACTCTCCGCTTATCGACAAGATAGACGTGATGAGCAAGAGCAAGATAAGAAGATCGAAACTCTACTACCTGAGAAATCTAAGAGGCAAGGCAGCAAAGCTGAAAGAAAAACGCGTATAA
- the rpsP gene encoding 30S ribosomal protein S16, whose product MAVKFRLTRYGSKKKPFYRIIVADSRSPRDGRFIENVGTYDPLKDPAQITLNREKIKVWYSKGARPTKTVENLFKKEGLLKELT is encoded by the coding sequence TTGGCCGTTAAATTCAGATTGACGCGTTATGGATCAAAGAAGAAACCGTTTTACCGAATTATAGTTGCTGACAGCAGGTCCCCGAGAGACGGAAGGTTTATCGAGAACGTGGGCACCTATGATCCCCTTAAGGACCCTGCTCAGATAACCCTGAATAGAGAAAAGATCAAGGTCTGGTACTCGAAGGGCGCAAGACCCACGAAGACTGTCGAAAACTTGTTCAAGAAGGAAGGACTGTTGAAAGAGCTAACATAA
- a CDS encoding DUF4337 domain-containing protein, translating to MSDSKNEKWMTWVALSTAVMAVLAAITTLYMGKFSSRAILMQGQETNQWSYYQAKSIKSYLYEIQIEFMEMERLEGASKNGKVNSQQFEKTLTRYKEAVKRYDREKSEIKAKGDQLAKQKVIAQDRGGNYGYALIFLQIGLMLSSIAALTKRKVLWYFGMIVTVGWIFFFLDAIFLFY from the coding sequence ATGTCGGATTCAAAAAATGAGAAATGGATGACCTGGGTGGCCCTTTCCACGGCCGTAATGGCGGTTCTCGCGGCCATAACCACGCTCTACATGGGTAAATTCTCATCGAGGGCCATACTCATGCAGGGGCAGGAGACCAACCAGTGGAGCTACTATCAGGCCAAAAGCATCAAATCCTATCTTTACGAGATCCAGATCGAGTTCATGGAGATGGAACGGCTCGAAGGCGCCTCCAAAAACGGAAAGGTAAACTCGCAACAGTTCGAAAAAACCCTTACCCGTTATAAGGAAGCAGTGAAGCGGTATGATCGGGAGAAGTCGGAGATCAAGGCGAAAGGGGACCAGCTGGCAAAACAGAAGGTAATCGCCCAGGACCGGGGGGGAAATTACGGGTATGCCCTCATCTTCCTCCAAATCGGCCTCATGCTTTCGTCTATCGCTGCCCTGACAAAGAGGAAAGTGCTCTGGTATTTTGGAATGATCGTCACCGTAGGCTGGATATTCTTCTTCCTCGATGCGATCTTTCTCTTTTATTGA
- a CDS encoding ATP-dependent 6-phosphofructokinase: MAHTQRIGILTGGGDVPGLNVAIKAVVTRAYMHDIDVIGIRRGWMGLLCLNPEDPDSRQKWTVSLPAEKVRTIDRTGGTVLHTSRTNPGNMKPEDVPAFIPKNLLKEKPNGTTDCTPHILKVLDFLALDAIIAIGGDDTLSFASHLHKAGFQIVAIPKTMDNDVFGTDFCIGFSTAVTRSVDSINALRTTAGSHERICVVELFGRNSGETSLFAAYLADVDRAVISEVPFDVDRLSNFLVEDRLKNPSHYAIMTISEGAHQLGGEVYESGKADAYGHKKLGGIGNLLAQEIKDRTGVNIIYQQLAYIMRSGAPDSLDRMVAVSYGNLALDQVAMGHTGRMVALQQGIYTTVPLDLVVAAKKQVDVTALYDLKEYKPKVRDTLGKPMFLY; this comes from the coding sequence ATGGCTCACACACAACGTATCGGCATATTGACGGGTGGGGGCGACGTCCCCGGACTCAACGTTGCAATTAAGGCCGTGGTGACCCGTGCGTACATGCACGATATCGATGTAATAGGCATCAGAAGAGGATGGATGGGCCTGCTCTGCCTCAACCCCGAGGACCCTGATTCCAGGCAGAAATGGACCGTCTCACTACCGGCCGAGAAGGTGCGCACCATCGACCGGACCGGCGGCACCGTGCTGCACACGTCACGGACCAATCCGGGCAATATGAAGCCTGAAGACGTGCCGGCCTTTATACCCAAAAACCTGCTCAAAGAGAAACCGAACGGTACGACCGACTGCACCCCTCATATACTTAAGGTCCTTGACTTTCTTGCCCTGGATGCGATCATCGCCATCGGTGGCGATGATACCCTGAGCTTCGCCAGTCATCTTCATAAAGCGGGATTTCAGATCGTTGCCATACCGAAAACAATGGATAACGACGTATTCGGCACCGATTTTTGCATCGGCTTTTCTACCGCCGTGACACGCTCCGTCGATTCCATCAATGCCCTCAGGACCACCGCCGGCTCACACGAGCGGATATGTGTGGTGGAACTCTTCGGCAGGAACTCCGGCGAGACCTCTCTCTTCGCTGCCTACCTCGCCGATGTGGATCGGGCGGTGATCTCGGAAGTCCCCTTCGATGTCGACCGGCTTTCCAATTTTCTCGTCGAGGACCGCTTGAAAAACCCCTCTCACTACGCCATAATGACTATTTCCGAAGGGGCCCATCAATTGGGCGGTGAAGTCTATGAAAGCGGCAAGGCGGACGCATACGGCCATAAGAAACTCGGCGGTATAGGCAATCTCCTGGCTCAGGAGATCAAGGATAGAACGGGCGTCAATATCATCTATCAGCAGCTTGCCTATATAATGAGGTCCGGGGCGCCCGATTCGCTTGACCGGATGGTGGCGGTCTCCTACGGAAACCTCGCGCTCGACCAGGTTGCCATGGGCCATACGGGCCGGATGGTGGCCCTCCAGCAGGGCATATATACGACAGTCCCTCTTGATCTCGTGGTAGCGGCAAAAAAGCAGGTCGACGTGACGGCCCTCTACGACCTTAAGGAGTATAAACCGAAGGTGAGGGATACCCTCGGCAAGCCCATGTTCTTGTATTAA
- a CDS encoding DUF5714 domain-containing protein, whose amino-acid sequence MVDDHKNDCAVCGKPLVYPDTLRSATCSYCKRPFVANALCEAGHYVCDGCHSLRGNDLIERYCLSVETTDPLETALVLMRSPMIKMHGPEHHFLVPAVILKAYYNALNIPAEAESALRMARQRSEKVLGGFCGFYGNCGAAVGTGIAVSVITGATPLSRKEWRQSNLMTAKSLLTIAHHGGPRCCKRNSFLAIREAVGFIEEELGVTLTKGEPKCEFSHLNRECLGEDCLFYGGEGGTRPSRDLPIRLL is encoded by the coding sequence ATGGTGGACGATCATAAAAACGACTGTGCGGTCTGCGGGAAACCGCTCGTCTATCCCGATACACTCCGGAGCGCGACCTGCTCGTACTGTAAAAGGCCTTTCGTGGCTAACGCCCTGTGCGAGGCAGGCCACTACGTGTGCGACGGTTGCCACAGCCTGAGAGGCAATGACCTGATCGAGAGATACTGCCTTTCCGTGGAGACCACGGACCCCCTGGAGACGGCCCTGGTGCTCATGAGGAGTCCCATGATCAAGATGCACGGGCCGGAACACCATTTTCTCGTGCCTGCCGTGATTCTGAAGGCCTATTACAATGCGTTGAATATCCCCGCTGAAGCGGAGTCGGCCCTTCGGATGGCGAGGCAGCGGTCTGAAAAGGTGCTCGGAGGTTTCTGCGGTTTTTATGGCAATTGCGGCGCGGCAGTGGGCACGGGCATTGCCGTGAGCGTAATTACGGGCGCTACTCCCCTTTCAAGAAAGGAGTGGAGACAAAGCAACCTTATGACCGCAAAGAGCCTCCTCACTATCGCCCATCATGGCGGACCGAGATGCTGCAAGCGAAACTCATTCCTTGCTATCAGGGAGGCAGTGGGATTTATCGAAGAGGAGCTTGGTGTTACCCTTACGAAAGGAGAGCCGAAATGTGAGTTCAGCCATTTGAACAGAGAATGTCTCGGGGAAGATTGTCTTTTTTATGGGGGAGAAGGAGGCACCCGGCCGTCACGGGACTTGCCGATAAGACTCCTATAA
- the rimM gene encoding ribosome maturation factor RimM (Essential for efficient processing of 16S rRNA): MKYIPIGRAVGTHGLKGEVKVSYYNEAKDDFLRYASLFVRKGDEYAELHPIGRRIQKNLYLIKLKGFETPEEVFPLLNKELFVREEDLPALEDGEYYDYQLMGLNVTNRKNEIIGVVKAVVHTKGQDLLTVATGGEEIFIPLTEEFIEKVNLKDSSIIIDESALVE, from the coding sequence ATGAAGTATATCCCTATAGGGAGGGCTGTCGGGACCCACGGCCTGAAAGGTGAAGTTAAGGTCAGCTATTACAACGAGGCAAAGGATGATTTTCTCAGATATGCCTCGTTGTTTGTGCGAAAAGGCGATGAGTATGCCGAGTTGCACCCCATAGGGAGAAGGATTCAGAAGAATCTGTATTTAATCAAGCTAAAAGGATTCGAAACCCCGGAGGAGGTCTTCCCGCTCCTGAACAAAGAACTGTTCGTGAGGGAGGAAGACCTTCCGGCTTTAGAAGACGGCGAGTATTACGATTATCAACTGATGGGACTCAACGTGACGAACAGAAAGAATGAGATAATAGGGGTAGTAAAAGCAGTCGTGCACACGAAAGGACAGGATCTTTTAACCGTGGCAACCGGAGGAGAAGAAATCTTTATTCCTCTTACCGAGGAATTTATCGAAAAGGTGAATCTGAAGGACTCGTCGATCATCATCGACGAGAGCGCTCTCGTCGAATGA
- a CDS encoding ribonuclease HII encodes MNCRLSGLIGAIDEAGRAPLAGPVVSSCVIWKELPECRAKVNDSKLLSEKQRLELFPWITEHAYAIGVGIATHEEIDRINILRATLLSMERALENTGISPDLLLIDGNMGIKSYPAGKPVVKGDRRCFFVASASIIAKVVRDSIMEVYHTLYPRYNFVSHKGYPTPEHKRAIGEYGVLPIHRRTFRGVKEYCGE; translated from the coding sequence ATGAATTGCCGTCTCTCCGGCTTGATCGGCGCCATTGACGAAGCAGGACGGGCGCCGCTTGCCGGTCCGGTGGTCTCCTCGTGCGTTATCTGGAAGGAGCTGCCGGAATGCAGGGCCAAAGTAAACGATTCAAAACTCTTAAGCGAAAAGCAGCGTCTCGAGCTCTTCCCATGGATTACCGAACATGCCTATGCCATCGGCGTAGGCATTGCGACACATGAAGAGATAGACAGGATCAACATCCTGAGGGCGACCCTTCTCTCCATGGAAAGGGCATTAGAGAACACGGGCATCAGTCCCGACCTGCTCCTCATCGATGGAAACATGGGCATCAAGAGCTATCCCGCAGGCAAACCGGTGGTAAAAGGCGACCGCAGGTGTTTCTTTGTCGCGAGTGCCTCCATAATTGCAAAGGTCGTTCGGGACTCGATCATGGAGGTGTACCATACCCTCTATCCCCGTTACAATTTCGTGAGCCATAAAGGATATCCCACCCCGGAGCATAAAAGGGCCATCGGGGAATACGGGGTCTTGCCAATCCACAGGCGGACCTTCCGGGGCGTCAAAGAATATTGTGGCGAATAA
- a CDS encoding acetoin utilization protein AcuC codes for MMNILIYSYDLAQYEYKPSHPFKPVRAKLMVELLNRYDLIFEENQRIVEPVVMDEELLYLFHSREYIDLLKKGERGEFSVEMLRAGLGTQDNPLFKAMYQYSLLSSSATYDGAMALYRGEARLAFNPFGGFHHAGRNHAEGFCYINDIAVTIQDLLRKGQRVAYVDMDAHHGNGVQNAFYDTDKVLFISIHESGESLYPGSGFAGEMGVGDGTGYTVNIPVQAGTDDEVYLYAFESVVPPLMESFKPDVVVACIGCDTHKDDPLAHLNLTSNGYDKAISIINSLSPKILALGSGGYNIYKTAALWTLAWATFCGLKPRDLHTGLVGGMMYGPESDAGQLEEPPFLTEGYEKEQCMVQAERVVDFIKKTIFPIHGIKS; via the coding sequence ATGATGAATATCCTCATCTATTCCTATGACCTGGCCCAATACGAATACAAGCCTTCCCACCCGTTCAAGCCGGTGCGGGCGAAGCTTATGGTCGAGCTTCTGAACAGGTACGATCTTATATTCGAGGAGAACCAGCGCATAGTGGAACCGGTCGTGATGGACGAGGAGCTGCTCTATCTTTTCCACAGCCGTGAATATATCGACCTCCTGAAAAAAGGGGAACGGGGGGAATTCTCGGTGGAGATGCTTCGCGCAGGCCTCGGCACTCAGGACAACCCCCTATTCAAGGCTATGTATCAGTATTCGCTCCTTTCCTCGAGCGCAACCTACGACGGCGCCATGGCCCTCTACCGGGGAGAGGCGCGGCTCGCATTCAATCCCTTCGGCGGTTTCCATCATGCGGGCAGGAACCACGCGGAGGGTTTCTGCTATATTAACGATATTGCCGTGACCATCCAGGACCTCCTGCGGAAAGGGCAACGGGTCGCCTATGTGGATATGGATGCCCATCATGGAAACGGCGTGCAGAACGCCTTCTACGATACGGATAAGGTCCTCTTTATATCGATCCATGAATCGGGCGAAAGCCTTTACCCCGGATCGGGGTTCGCGGGTGAAATGGGCGTCGGAGACGGCACCGGGTATACCGTGAATATCCCGGTGCAGGCGGGTACCGACGACGAGGTGTACCTTTATGCCTTCGAGTCGGTGGTGCCCCCCCTTATGGAGAGCTTCAAGCCCGATGTCGTGGTGGCCTGCATCGGCTGCGACACTCACAAGGACGACCCTCTCGCCCACCTGAATCTTACAAGTAATGGATATGACAAGGCGATATCAATCATCAACAGTCTCTCGCCCAAAATACTCGCCCTCGGGTCCGGGGGCTATAATATCTATAAAACTGCCGCCCTGTGGACTCTTGCATGGGCTACATTCTGTGGGCTGAAGCCGCGGGACCTCCACACGGGCCTGGTCGGGGGGATGATGTACGGACCCGAGTCAGACGCAGGCCAACTTGAAGAGCCGCCCTTTCTTACGGAAGGTTATGAAAAGGAGCAGTGCATGGTACAGGCTGAACGGGTCGTGGACTTCATAAAAAAAACCATCTTTCCTATTCACGGAATAAAATCATAG
- a CDS encoding KH domain-containing protein, with protein MLKELIEYIAKALVDNPDQVNVSEIEGEKTSVIELNVAKDDLGKVIGKQGRTARAMRTILSAASTKVKKRAVLEIIE; from the coding sequence GTGTTGAAAGAGCTAATCGAATACATCGCAAAAGCGCTGGTGGACAATCCCGATCAAGTGAACGTATCCGAAATCGAAGGCGAGAAAACGTCCGTGATAGAATTGAATGTGGCGAAAGATGACCTTGGAAAAGTAATTGGCAAGCAGGGTAGAACTGCAAGGGCCATGAGAACGATATTGAGCGCGGCTTCCACGAAAGTGAAGAAGAGAGCGGTGCTTGAAATTATCGAGTAA
- a CDS encoding RNA methyltransferase, with amino-acid sequence MNNVSLAVIHYPVYDKNGEIVATSLTNLEIHDIARTCMTFGISLCYIVTPLVRQREIAAQLVDHWLHGYGAQYNPARSEALKKVRVVADFDEMVKDMGENPLIVGTSSKEREGKSISSPDLQVLMEKGVRPVVILFGTGWGLSDEVVGKCDRMLMPINGKGDYNHLSLRVAIGIILDRIFGVRGG; translated from the coding sequence CTGAATAACGTCAGCCTCGCAGTCATCCATTACCCGGTATACGATAAAAACGGCGAGATTGTTGCCACGAGCCTGACAAACCTGGAAATACACGACATTGCAAGAACTTGCATGACATTTGGTATTAGTTTGTGCTATATTGTTACGCCTCTTGTAAGACAGCGGGAGATAGCGGCCCAGTTGGTGGACCACTGGTTACACGGCTATGGGGCTCAGTATAATCCCGCGAGAAGCGAAGCACTGAAGAAAGTCAGAGTGGTCGCTGATTTTGACGAGATGGTAAAGGACATGGGGGAGAACCCGCTGATAGTGGGGACCTCCTCGAAAGAACGGGAGGGGAAGTCGATAAGCTCCCCGGACCTTCAGGTCCTTATGGAAAAGGGAGTCCGGCCCGTAGTGATCCTTTTCGGAACAGGCTGGGGTCTTTCGGACGAAGTAGTCGGGAAGTGCGACAGAATGCTTATGCCGATCAATGGAAAGGGCGATTACAATCACCTTTCTTTAAGAGTTGCGATCGGTATAATTCTTGATAGAATATTCGGCGTAAGAGGAGGATAA
- the larC gene encoding nickel pincer cofactor biosynthesis protein LarC: protein MKILYLDPILGISGDMTISALLDAGLPFAEIEGLLKKIPLPMPSISPRKMRQGMIEGTHLDIAESHVHLSPAEMIAIIDDLAVEEPVKKDAKEILDIILEAESCVHGVPKESTHLHELSHIDTLIDILSVAKGIHFLGIDKVYAGPIPHGRGTIKTAHGIIPNPPPATVEILKGYNVVFLELPVELTTPTGAAIVKHYVKDNGKCPAMKVHAMGYGLGTYETDRPDALRVFIGATDPYSTDEEVWVIETDLDDMETEYLGSVTERLKAHSALDVLYFPVYMKKGRPGVRLSLTVSGERLKDLVELVFLETSTFGVRVRKEERRVLRREVRTVETAYGPVQIKDGFDDKGRLLKSHIEFEDVRRIADEKGLPYRKVLEDIKKILSL, encoded by the coding sequence ATGAAAATACTTTATCTCGATCCCATCCTCGGAATTAGCGGCGACATGACGATCAGCGCCCTTCTCGACGCAGGATTGCCCTTTGCCGAGATCGAGGGCCTTCTCAAGAAAATCCCTCTCCCTATGCCTTCCATAAGCCCGCGCAAGATGCGACAGGGAATGATCGAGGGCACCCATCTCGACATCGCCGAGTCTCATGTTCACCTCTCCCCAGCCGAGATGATCGCGATCATTGACGATCTTGCCGTGGAAGAGCCTGTAAAGAAGGATGCGAAGGAAATACTGGATATTATTCTCGAGGCGGAATCATGTGTTCATGGGGTCCCGAAAGAATCGACCCACCTCCACGAGCTGTCCCATATCGATACGCTGATAGATATCCTGTCCGTGGCGAAGGGGATTCATTTCCTTGGGATAGACAAGGTATATGCCGGTCCCATCCCCCATGGGAGGGGCACAATCAAGACTGCCCACGGTATCATTCCCAACCCTCCCCCCGCGACAGTGGAGATATTGAAAGGTTATAACGTGGTCTTCCTCGAGCTCCCCGTGGAGCTTACCACACCCACAGGCGCCGCCATCGTGAAGCATTACGTGAAAGACAATGGGAAATGCCCCGCAATGAAGGTCCACGCCATGGGCTACGGACTCGGAACCTATGAGACAGACCGGCCGGACGCGCTGAGGGTCTTCATTGGGGCGACAGACCCATACTCTACCGATGAAGAAGTCTGGGTCATAGAGACCGATCTCGACGACATGGAAACAGAGTACCTGGGCAGTGTGACGGAGCGGCTTAAGGCTCACAGCGCCCTCGACGTGCTCTATTTCCCCGTGTACATGAAGAAGGGCCGGCCGGGAGTACGACTATCGCTCACCGTCTCCGGGGAGAGACTGAAGGACCTCGTAGAACTCGTGTTTCTCGAGACGAGCACCTTCGGCGTGAGGGTAAGAAAAGAAGAGAGACGGGTGCTCCGGAGGGAAGTGCGGACCGTGGAAACGGCGTATGGACCCGTGCAGATCAAGGACGGGTTCGATGACAAAGGAAGGCTTCTCAAGAGCCACATAGAATTTGAAGACGTGAGGAGAATCGCCGATGAAAAAGGGCTGCCCTACCGGAAGGTGCTCGAAGACATCAAGAAGATCCTTTCTTTATAG
- the trmD gene encoding tRNA (guanosine(37)-N1)-methyltransferase TrmD produces MIFTIFTLFPNLFASPLQESIIRKAAEKGLVQFNIVNIRDFAEDIHRTCDDNPYGGGPGMVMKIEPIHRAVEHVEKTMGRSKTILLTPQGKVFDQPTAERLARLSHVSLLCGRYEGVDERVLTLVDEEISIGDYILSGGEVAALVLIDAISRHIPGVLGNDQSVVDESLKECLLEYPQYTRPEEYLDMNVPSVLLSGNHEEIRKWRREQSIRKTILKRPDLMDKFTLTKEDEKLMRKVMEDLSE; encoded by the coding sequence ATGATCTTTACGATCTTCACCCTTTTCCCGAACCTCTTCGCGTCGCCCCTCCAGGAGAGCATCATCAGGAAGGCTGCGGAAAAAGGCCTGGTACAGTTCAATATCGTCAATATCCGTGATTTTGCGGAGGATATTCACCGGACCTGCGACGATAACCCTTATGGGGGAGGCCCGGGGATGGTGATGAAAATAGAGCCTATCCACCGCGCCGTGGAGCATGTGGAAAAGACCATGGGGAGATCCAAAACCATTCTTCTGACCCCCCAGGGAAAGGTTTTTGACCAGCCCACAGCCGAGAGACTCGCAAGGCTCTCCCATGTGAGCCTCCTCTGTGGACGGTATGAAGGAGTTGACGAACGGGTGCTCACCCTTGTGGACGAGGAAATATCCATCGGGGATTACATCCTCTCAGGCGGTGAGGTCGCCGCCCTGGTGCTGATCGATGCCATTTCGCGCCATATTCCCGGTGTCCTGGGGAACGACCAGTCCGTGGTGGATGAGAGCCTGAAAGAGTGCCTCCTCGAATACCCTCAGTATACGCGACCGGAGGAATATCTCGATATGAATGTGCCTTCCGTGCTCCTTTCCGGCAACCATGAAGAAATAAGGAAGTGGCGCAGGGAGCAGTCAATACGAAAGACTATTCTCAAGAGGCCGGACCTGATGGATAAATTTACTCTCACGAAAGAAGACGAAAAACTTATGCGTAAAGTAATGGAGGACCTTTCTGAATAA